The Setaria italica strain Yugu1 chromosome IX, Setaria_italica_v2.0, whole genome shotgun sequence genome has a window encoding:
- the LOC101778234 gene encoding uncharacterized protein LOC101778234: MALTNFIVTVAVVGAGVLLFTTDIRRSGALFRRNARQLRQWLEEDTASAASKSAKEGAPKKLDSTIPKEKPKEDNH; the protein is encoded by the exons ATGGCGCTGACCAACTTCATCgtgacggtggcggtggtgggcgcGGGGGTGCTCCTCTTCACCACCGACATCCGCAGGTCCGGCGCCCTCTTCCGCCGCAACGCGCGCCAGCTCCGCCAGTGGCTCGAGGAGgacaccgcctccgccgcgtccAA GTCTGCAAAAGAAGGAGCTCCAAAGAAACTTGACTCGACGATCCCCAAGGAGAAGCCAAAGGAAGACAATCACTGA